Proteins from a single region of Equus asinus isolate D_3611 breed Donkey chromosome 17, EquAss-T2T_v2, whole genome shotgun sequence:
- the LOC139040434 gene encoding olfactory receptor 4C16-like yields MLLNNNVTEFILLGLTQDPVRKKIVFVTFLIFYLGTLLGNLLIIITIKTNQALGSPMYFFLFYLSLSDTCFSTSTAPRMIMDALSTKSTISFSECIIQVFSLHYFGSLEVFILILMAVDRYVAICKPLHYMTIMSRQVCGASVGVAWMGSCVHSSAQIYLTLSLTFCGPNVIDHYFCDLQPLLKLACTDTYVVNLLLVSNSGAIFMVSFVMLMFSYVIILHSLRNHSAEGRRKALSTCISHITVVILFFGPCIFIYTRPAITFPMDKMIAVFHTIGIPLLNPLIYTLRNAEVKNAMRKLSSKKLISDDKR; encoded by the coding sequence ATGCTGCTGAACAATAATGTGACTGAGTTCATTCTGCTTGGGTTGACCCAGGATCCTGTTAGGAAGAAAATAGTGTTTGTCACATTCTTGATTTTCTATTTGGGGACATTGCTGGGTAACCTGTTGATTATTATTACCATCAAGACCAACCAGGCACTTGGGAGTccaatgtacttcttccttttttactTATCCTTATCTGATACCTGCTTCTCTACTTCTACAGCCCCTAGAATGATTATGGATGCTCTTTCTACGAAGAGCACTATCTCTTTCAGTGAGTGCATAATACAAGTCTTTTCATTGCATTACTTTGGTAGCCTAGAGGTCTTTATCCTAATTCTTATGGCTgttgaccgctatgtggccatctgtaagcccctGCACTACATGACCATCATGAGCAGACAGGTCTGTGGTGCATCAGTGGGTGTGGCCTGGATGGGGTCCTGTGTGCATTCTTCTGCTCAAATTTATCTGACCTTGAGTTTAACTTTCTGTGGTCCCAATGTGATTGATCACTATTTCTGTGACTTGCAGCCTCTATTGAAACTTGCCTGTACAGACACCTATGTGGTCAATCTACTCTTGGTGTCCAATAGTGGGGCCATTTTTATGGTGAGTTTTGTCATGCTGATGTTCTCCTATGTTATCATCTTGCATTCTCTGAGAAACCACAGTGCTGAAGGGAGGAGAAAAGCCCTCTCCACCTGCATTTCCCACATCACCGTGGTCATCTTGTTCTTTGGTCCttgcatatttatatacacacgtCCTGCAATCACCTTCCCCATGGATAAGATGATAGCTGTGTTTCATACAATTGGAATACCTTTGTTAAACCCTCTGATTTATACACTGAGGAATGCAGAAGTAAAAAATGCCATGAGGAAGTTATCGAGCAAGAAGTTGATTTCAGATGACAAAAGGTGA
- the LOC106825922 gene encoding LOW QUALITY PROTEIN: olfactory receptor 4P4-like (The sequence of the model RefSeq protein was modified relative to this genomic sequence to represent the inferred CDS: inserted 1 base in 1 codon; substituted 1 base at 1 genomic stop codon) translates to MEKSSNVNVFIFSGLSKNRNIEILCFVLFLFCYIAIWIGNLLIMISITCSQLIGQPMYFFLNYLSLSDLCYMPTVTPKLXIDLLAKKKTISYSNCMTQLFTTHFFGGIEIYVLTRMAYDRHATICKPLHYTIIMSRQRCNAIITACFTGGFIHSASQFLLTIFLPFCEPNEIDHYFCDVYPLLKLACSNTHIIRLLVIANSGLIALVSFVVLMLFYFFILYNIRAYSLETRSKALSTCSSHVAVVVLFFALALFIHIRLATTFPKDKALALFYTIIASMXNPLIYMLRNMEMKNALRKVLCHHKLLEEK, encoded by the exons ATGGAAAAAAGCAGTAATgtcaatgtatttattttctcaggACTTTCCAAAAACAGGAATATTGAAATCCtctgctttgtattatttttattttgctacatTGCTATTTGGATAGGAAACTTGCTCATAATGATTTCTATCACATGCAGTCAACTAATTGGCCaacccatgtatttcttccttaattaCCTCTCACTCTCTGACCTTTGCTACATGCCCACTGTGACACCCAAAT ATATTGACTTATTGGCAAAAAAGAAGACCATTTCTTATAGTAACTGCATGACACAGCTGTTTACCACCCATTTCTTTGGAGGCATTGAGATCTATGTCCTCACAAGGATGGCCTATGACCGCCATGCAACCATCTGCAAGCCCCTGCACTACACCATCATCATGAGCAGACAAAGGTGTAATGCCATCATCACAGCCTGTTTCACTGGGGGATTTATACACTCTGCCAGTCAATTTCTTCTCACCATCTTCTTACCATTCTGTGAGCCCAATGAGATAGATCACTACTTCTGCGATGTGTATCCTTTGCTGAAATTGGCCTGTTCTAACACACACATCATACGTCTCTTAGTCATCGCTAACTCTGGTCTAATTGCTTTGGTGAGCTTTGTTGTCttgatgttgttttatttttttatattgtacaACATCAGGGCATATTCTTTGGAAACTCGCAGCAAAGCTCTTTCTACTTGCAGTTCTCATGTAGCAGTTGTAGTCTTGTTTTTTGCACTAGCATTATTCATTCACATTAGACTAGCCACAACTTTCCCAAAAGATAAAGCATTGGCTCTTTTTTATACCATCATTGCCTCCATGTGAAACCCTCTGATCTATATGCTGAGAAACATGGAGATGAAGAATGCTTTGAGGAAAGTTTTGTGTCATCataaactcttggaagaaaagtAA